The sequence TTATTGGTCAACCAGGAAGCGATCCAGCCGGTACTCCCGTTTAATCGTTCGACTTTCACCCAATTCTTGCTCGTCTCTACCAAGTGATAGGTATCCCCATGTGAAGCAGAACCAATCATGCGATAGGTAGTACCCGGACCCGAACGAATGCGCACGTTTTGTTTCGTAATAGTAATTTCTTCATCTTGGGCAGTTTCGTTCTCCGTATTCGCATCCTTCTTACCAATTACATACTGTGATGCTACCCAGCCTTTTTGTCCACCGAAATAAGTCTGGTACCAGCCGTAAGATTCCTCAAAGACCGATACATGATCACCTTGTTTCAGTTTTCCTATGACAGCACTATCAGATGATGGTCCCTCTCTGACCATGAGAACATCCGCATCGACTTCATAGACCTCGCTCGCACTGACGGAAACCGGCAATAAAAAGAATAGAAAAATTAAGCTGAAGATGATAACTCTTTTTGTCACAAAATCCCCCCTGTTGCATGTCTTTTAATCACTTAATTTTATATGTAATACAAAAATAGTAATTTCAATATAACAAAAATTGACTAATTCGTACATTTTTTTATATGACTTTTCGTCATGAAATTTGAATTTTGTCTATTGGAATATTATAGACTGACAGAAAATATAATGAGATTACATTATGTTTGAAGGAGTGACCGGTATGGGAGCAATCTCAGGGGAAGAGTATATGAGTCGGATAAAACAGCGAAACGTTGAATTATGGCATAACGGAGAGAAAGTTCAGAATTTCCTTACACATCCTGTCTTTCAAGGCATCATAAAAAGCCAAGCATCTTTATATGATATGCAATTGCAGGATAGTACGATGACGTATCCTTCCCCCGAAACAGGTAATGCAGTTGGTCTCTCGTACATGAAACCATACACACAAGAGGACTTGATCAAACGAAGGAAAATGGTGCAGAAATGGGCTAAAGTCAGTGGAGGTATGCTTGGTAGAAGCCCTGATTACATGAATACAGTATTAATGGCTTTTGCCGCTTCGACAAAATTATTACAAGGGGAAGAAAATTGTTTTCCTCAACATCTTCAACAATTCTATCAAACTGCTAAGGAACAGGATCTATCTTTTACTCATACATTTATCAACCCTCAAGTCAACCGTTCGCAGCTTTACTTTGAAGATTCAACAGAACCAATTGCAGCAAAAGTTGTGGAAGAGAACAAGGATGGCATTGTCATCAAAGGAGCACGTTTACTTGCCACACAAGGAGGCATTACCGATGAAGTGCTTGTATTCTCTTCTGGCGGTATTTCGGAAGAAGCATTAGGATATGCATTCGCTATTCCCAGTGATACAAAAGGTTTAAAGTTCATCAGCAGATCTTCCTTTGTTGGTGGTGCATCTACATATGATCATCCGTTAAGCGCTCGTTTTGAGGAAGCAGACTGCCTTGTCGTATTTGATCATGTAACGGTTCCTTGGGAGCGGGTATTTTTTTATAACAATATAAAAGTTTCCAATAACTTCTTAATGAACAGTGCGTTCGTTCCTTTTGCCATGCACCAGATTGTCAGCAGACAAATTGTAAAGACACAATTTGTCGTTGGGTTGGCAGAATCAATTGTATCGGCCATTCATATCAGCGAATTTCCCCACGTGCAGGAAAAAATGGCGGAACTCATCATGACGTTAGAAACAATGGAAGCCTTACTTCTCAAAGCAGAAACAAATGCAGCGATAGATGAATTCGGTCTGATGCGACCAGAGACCACCCCGCTCAAAGTGGCAACATCCACCTTCTCCAAAGGATACAGTCGATTAACCGAAATCATTCAACTCTTAGGTTCCAGCGGACTAGTATCGATTCCAACC is a genomic window of Gracilibacillus salinarum containing:
- the hpaB gene encoding 4-hydroxyphenylacetate 3-monooxygenase, oxygenase component, producing the protein MGAISGEEYMSRIKQRNVELWHNGEKVQNFLTHPVFQGIIKSQASLYDMQLQDSTMTYPSPETGNAVGLSYMKPYTQEDLIKRRKMVQKWAKVSGGMLGRSPDYMNTVLMAFAASTKLLQGEENCFPQHLQQFYQTAKEQDLSFTHTFINPQVNRSQLYFEDSTEPIAAKVVEENKDGIVIKGARLLATQGGITDEVLVFSSGGISEEALGYAFAIPSDTKGLKFISRSSFVGGASTYDHPLSARFEEADCLVVFDHVTVPWERVFFYNNIKVSNNFLMNSAFVPFAMHQIVSRQIVKTQFVVGLAESIVSAIHISEFPHVQEKMAELIMTLETMEALLLKAETNAAIDEFGLMRPETTPLKVATSTFSKGYSRLTEIIQLLGSSGLVSIPTEADFKAEIRPDLDHYLQCATLDAKERVQLFRLAWDATMSAFGSRQIQYERFFFGNPHRLLSELYRSYEIQKHTDYIDSFLRDE